Part of the Ignavibacterium album JCM 16511 genome, CCGCTGCAGTAGTTCCTCGTTTTCAATGTAAAGTCGTTTATAGTTATCCTCTGTTTCTTTTAGCCTGGTAAGATCTAAAACATAACCAAGAATTTCATCGCGTTTATTTCCAACGATTACAAAACCAACGAGCACCCAAATTCGTTCTCCATTTTTCTTTATGAACTGTTTTTCATAAGGATGGCAAGAGCCAATTACAATTGCACTTCTGATATTTTCTTCATCCAATGCGAAATATTCCGGAGGTGTAAAATTCTGAATTCTGATTTTTTCATCTTCAATATCTGATTTAGATAAACCAAGTATTCTTAAAAATTCGTCATTGGCAGAAAAAACATTTCCGTGCAGATCACCATAAAAAGTACCTATAACATTGGAGTTGAAGAATGCTCTGAATCTTTCTTCACTTTGTTTTAGAATATCTTCAGCGTGTTTTCTCTCAGAAATATCTCTTACCAATCCCTGAAATCTTTTGTCAGGTAGCATTTTTGCTACAATTTCACAATGAAGAACGCTTCCGTCTTTCTTAATTAATTTTCTTTCAACAGTAACAGTTTCACCGGCCAAAAGTTTATCGAGAGCGAGCTTAGGGGCAGTATTGTCATAATAAATCAGATCGCGAAGATTCTTTTCGAGTAGTTCTTCTTTAGAATAACCGAGCATCCGGCAGCCAACAGGATTTACATCAATATATTTCCCGTTTTCATCAGCAATAAATATTCCTTCGGAAGCATACTCGATTATCATTCTTGTTTTTTCCTGTTCCTCGGCAATTTTCTTTTTCATCAACTCAGAGTGTTCTCTTGCTGATTTTTCAATCTTGAGAGCTGCTTCAATTTTTTTTCTGTCATTCTTTATTAAATAATAAAGTACAAGAGTTGATATAAAAACAAATATCCAGCCCTTAATTGTTTGAAGTCTGGTCAATTCATTTGGAGCTGAACTAAGCTTCTCAACAAAAGCATCTGAAGTGAAAATCCATATTGTGCTTAATATCAAATAGATGAGCGGAATCTTAAAAGCTCTTACAAAACTTAATATTTTTTGTTTTAGGTTTTCGGGCATAATTTTATTGTATGATAAGTTCTTCTGAAAAATCGGATTTTATCTTAAAACTTACAATAATATAAAGTAGTAATATTTATCAGATAAATTTTAAATTGTCTAATGTCCAACTACAAACTTAACGGTTATATTGCCTGGATTTCTGTTTGCATAATCTGGGGAACAACTTATTTGGCAATCAGAATAGGTGTAGCGCATATTCCGCCAATGTTATTTGCAGGAATACGATGGATTGTTGCAGGCATAATTTTTATAAGCGCGCTAAAACTCTCTGGTAAAAAGCTTCCACCATTAAAAGATTTAAAACATATTGCTGTGATGGGTTTATTGATGTTGGGATTTGGAAATGGTTTGGTTGTTACCGGAGAACAATACATAAGCAGTGGATTAGCAGCTTTACTTATTACAACTGTTCCGTTCTGGATTGTTGGATTTGATTCACTAGCCGTTAAGAAATCAGTATTTAATAAATTTATTATATCCGGTTTACTACTTGGTTTGGTTGGAGTAAGTGCAATTTTCGGAGATAACTGGAAAGACTTATTTAATAAAGATTACCTAATTGGAGTACTGAGTATTCTTGGAGCTGTGATAGCGTGGTCTCTCGGTTCAGTTTATTCAAAGCATAAAAAGATAAATGCACATCCGTTAATGAGTGCTGCGGTTCAGATGCTTGTTGCAGGTATAGCACAAACTTTACTTGGAATTATTCTTGGAGAAATTTCTCAGGTGAAGATAAATCAGGAAGGAATCTATTCGCTTTCCTATCTGATTGTTTTTGGTTCGATATTAGGTTATGGCTCATACATTTATGCGATAGAACATTTACCACTTTCTTTGGTCTCAACTTATGCTTATATCAATCCTATAATTGCTGTATTTCTTGGATGGTTTGTTCTGAATGAGAAATTAAATTTCTATATGATAATTGCAGCCATTTTAATTATTGCAGGTGTTATGTTGGTAAAGAAAGGAAGTGAAGTAAATTTAGTCAAGAAGTTGTCAGGCACTCAATCGAGCACCTGACAACAAAATGAAATTAAAGGTTAACATTCATCTCTTTTAGAAGAAAATCTGCATTACCAATTTTCTGCACAACCCAAAGTACAAATCTTATATCAACTCCGATTGAACGACTATATATTTCACTCCACGCATAATCATTTATTGTGGCTTCAAAACATCTGTCGAAGTTTACTCCTACTAACCTTCCGTAAGCATCCATAATCGGACTTCCCGAATTTCCACCGCTTGTATCAGTGTTATAAATAAATGCAACCGGTACATCATTCAGTTTTGGATGAATGAATTTTCCAAAATCTTTTTTAGCATAAAGTTCTTTAATCTTTTCATAAATTCTGTAATCACCACCTTCAAAAGATTTTTCAATCATTCCTTTCAATGAACTTATTGGCGAGTAATAAACAGCATCTCTTGGTGAATATCCTCTTACATAACCAAAAGTTAAACGCAATGTGCTGTTTGCATCAGGAATAAAGTTTCTATTTAACCAGATTCTTTTCACTTCATTAAATTGTGCAAGCAGAATATTCGATTTGCCATCTCTTATCTGTTGCCTTTTTTGCTCTTCATTCTTTAACTGATAAAGTTGGTTTGCTATTTTTATTAAATCATCATTAGAATTTTCAACAGTAAAATCCTTATCAAATAATCTTTCGATGAATCTTTCTTTATCAGCTATAAAAGTATTGGTGAAAAGTTTATTAACATACTCTTCTTTATTTGATATATTCCTGAAGGAAGCAAATGGTTCGAGACTCTTCAGCTCCTCAAATTCAGAAGCATCACCATAAATCTTCATAAAAATCTGTGGTTCAAGATCATCTTTCCGGTTCTTATAAATATTTTCAATCTCAGCAATCAGTTTTTCTTTGTTCGATTCCTTATAATTTGATTTTCTTTCACTTTCATCTTTCAATTGTTCGGTTTTATAATCTACAAACAAATCCGCAAGTCTGTAATAAGACACATAGTTTCTTAAAAAATTCAATACAAAAAGTCTTCTTCCGCTTTCAAAAACATCATCATAAAGTTGATTTATTTCATCAGGAAGTTTTCCATATTTTGATTTGAGTTCCTGATTTGAATTTATAAACTTCAAAAGATTTTTTTCTTCCTCAAGTTTTCGGTTAATCAAATCAAGATTTCTTATTCCCTGAATTTTTCCACGATAGTTTTTCTCAGTGTTTGCCAATCCTTTGATAGTTGATGAAATATTCAGTGCAAACTCAGGATCATTCTCGCCTCGCTTAGTGTAAAGATTTATGAGCCACGAAAACAAATCCTGCACATATGGTAACTGATACTTATATTGATATTCAATAAATCTGGCAGGCATATTTTTGAAAGTTCTGCCAGGATAACCAAGAATAAAAACAAAATCATCCTCATCAATTCCATTCGGATTTACTGTCAAAAATTTCTTTGGCTTAAATGGAACATTCTCTTTAGAATATTTTGCAGGTGAACCATCAGGTGCAACATAAGCGCGGACGAAAGAGAAATCACCAGTGTGTCGAGGCCAAATCCAATTGTCTGATTCACCACCAAATTCACCTATGGTTCTTGGAGGAACATAAACCAAGCGAATATCATTTATAATTTTATATCTGAATAAAACATACTGTTCGCCAACAAACATTTCAGAAACTTCTGCTTTAATTGTGCTGTCTGTTGATTCCTCTCTCTTAACAATTTCGGAGATTTTAACTGAAATTGCTTTGGCTCTTTTAGATATATCATCAACATTTTCTGCAGCTTTCAGAACCTCTTCACTTACATCTTCATATGAAACAGTGATTTGTGCAGTTAATCCTTCTGCAGGAATTTCCTGTTCATATGTTTGTGCAACAAATCCATTTTCAAGATAATTATTTTCAACTGTGCTTGCTCTTTGCACCGACCCAAAAACACAATGATGATTAGTAATTATTAATCCTTCCGATGAAACAAATGAACCTGTACATCCTCCAAGTCTTACCAATGCATCAACAAGACTAACTCCATCAGGATTGTATATCTCATCAATTGGGATTTTGAGTCCCTTCTGATTCAGTTTTAATTTTCTGATATCGCTCAGAGGATACATTCCTTCGTCAGGTTTCGGAGGAATGAATGCAAATGAAACTATGATTACAATTGTTGTGAGCAGATAAATAAGTTTTTTAGCAATTTTATTTTTCAACATAATTATTCCTATGATTTATCTGTCTAAATATAAATTGCTAACGACTTTTAGAAAAAATTTTATACTCTTTAACTAAAGAATTCCCTTGCCTTTATATTTGTATATAGTTAAATAGTGCCAGAAAATTTGGAGAAATAATGAAAAGAATATATTTAATCTTGGTAATCATTATCTCGATTGTTTCAAATTTAAGTTACTCACAAAACACTTATGAATTTCTTAAACTCGATATGAGTGCCAGAGCTGCAGCGCTCGGAGGCAGTTTTGTTGCCAATAATGATGACCCTGATGTTATCTTTTATAATCCTGCCGGTATTAGTATGCTTGAAAATAATCCCGTTTCATTTTCATTTGTAAAGCATCTGATGGATATAAATCTTGCAAGTGTTTCTTTTTCTACAGAGTTTGAAGATTTAGGCAGATTTGGTGCTGCGATAAAATATATAAATTACGGAAACTTTGATGAAGCAGATGAATTTGGAAACAGAACAGGTGAATTTGGTGCCGGCGAACTTGCACTTGTTGTCGGATATTCCAATTTACTCGATGCAAATTTTTATTATGGCGCTAATGTAAAATTCATTTATTCGAGTATAGCTGATCGCTCGTCAAATGCAATTGCTGCTGATTTAGGATTGCATTATACAATACCAGAACAATTTATTAATATCGGATTTTCAATTTTAAACCTTGGCTCACAGATATCAAGCTATTATAGTTTGAAAGAAGAACTTCCATTGGATGTAACGATTGGTATTTCAAAGAAGCTTGAAAAAATTCCTGTAAGATTATCACTTGATTTCCACAGACTTAATCAGGATAGAGAAAGCTTTACACAAAGATTTAAAGCATTTTCAGTTGGAACAGAAATTAATCTTAGTAAAGTATTAACTCTTCGTCTGGGTTATGATAATGAACGAAGATCAGATTTGAAGATCGGAACCACAGCTGGCATTGCAGGATTTAACATCGGACTTGGAGCAAAAATTTCAGAATATAATTTTAATTATGGTTATTCATCACTTGGATTAGTCGGCGCTTTACACAGAGTAGGAATTTCAACTTCGTTTTAAGTTTTGAAAGCCGTAGGTGAATTAACTTACGGCTTTTTATCCTTTTAATCTTTTCAGATTCATTTCAGCAATAGAATGTGAATTT contains:
- a CDS encoding PAS domain-containing sensor histidine kinase, which produces MPENLKQKILSFVRAFKIPLIYLILSTIWIFTSDAFVEKLSSAPNELTRLQTIKGWIFVFISTLVLYYLIKNDRKKIEAALKIEKSAREHSELMKKKIAEEQEKTRMIIEYASEGIFIADENGKYIDVNPVGCRMLGYSKEELLEKNLRDLIYYDNTAPKLALDKLLAGETVTVERKLIKKDGSVLHCEIVAKMLPDKRFQGLVRDISERKHAEDILKQSEERFRAFFNSNVIGTFYGDLHGNVFSANDEFLRILGLSKSDIEDEKIRIQNFTPPEYFALDEENIRSAIVIGSCHPYEKQFIKKNGERIWVLVGFVIVGNKRDEILGYVLDLTRLKETEDNYKRLYIENEELLQRLQLHLERIPLAYLIIDKNFKIKFFNPEAEKIFGYTNKEVKGKDPYEFLIPESSKALVEEKRKRWILGDMNANGINENITKDGKIILCEWYNTPILDENRNLIEVISMGMDVTEREKSKEELIKSEQKLRALASHLQYVREEERAAIARELHDELGQILTSIKMNLMMMTKQVIQEDESFDKTIFENEIQSMNEMIEHSVRRLKKLISELRPEVLDNLGLIPAVEWLVEQFISRSGIKVNYSPKIKTIDLSKDKQLNIYRIIQESLTNVMRHSQANEINLNIFESDNNIYIEIKDNGIGFSPDKLEPLHSIGITGMKERALTFGANLKIESLPGAGTTVLLSVPKINN
- a CDS encoding EamA family transporter, whose translation is MSNYKLNGYIAWISVCIIWGTTYLAIRIGVAHIPPMLFAGIRWIVAGIIFISALKLSGKKLPPLKDLKHIAVMGLLMLGFGNGLVVTGEQYISSGLAALLITTVPFWIVGFDSLAVKKSVFNKFIISGLLLGLVGVSAIFGDNWKDLFNKDYLIGVLSILGAVIAWSLGSVYSKHKKINAHPLMSAAVQMLVAGIAQTLLGIILGEISQVKINQEGIYSLSYLIVFGSILGYGSYIYAIEHLPLSLVSTYAYINPIIAVFLGWFVLNEKLNFYMIIAAILIIAGVMLVKKGSEVNLVKKLSGTQSST
- a CDS encoding S46 family peptidase, which translates into the protein MLKNKIAKKLIYLLTTIVIIVSFAFIPPKPDEGMYPLSDIRKLKLNQKGLKIPIDEIYNPDGVSLVDALVRLGGCTGSFVSSEGLIITNHHCVFGSVQRASTVENNYLENGFVAQTYEQEIPAEGLTAQITVSYEDVSEEVLKAAENVDDISKRAKAISVKISEIVKREESTDSTIKAEVSEMFVGEQYVLFRYKIINDIRLVYVPPRTIGEFGGESDNWIWPRHTGDFSFVRAYVAPDGSPAKYSKENVPFKPKKFLTVNPNGIDEDDFVFILGYPGRTFKNMPARFIEYQYKYQLPYVQDLFSWLINLYTKRGENDPEFALNISSTIKGLANTEKNYRGKIQGIRNLDLINRKLEEEKNLLKFINSNQELKSKYGKLPDEINQLYDDVFESGRRLFVLNFLRNYVSYYRLADLFVDYKTEQLKDESERKSNYKESNKEKLIAEIENIYKNRKDDLEPQIFMKIYGDASEFEELKSLEPFASFRNISNKEEYVNKLFTNTFIADKERFIERLFDKDFTVENSNDDLIKIANQLYQLKNEEQKRQQIRDGKSNILLAQFNEVKRIWLNRNFIPDANSTLRLTFGYVRGYSPRDAVYYSPISSLKGMIEKSFEGGDYRIYEKIKELYAKKDFGKFIHPKLNDVPVAFIYNTDTSGGNSGSPIMDAYGRLVGVNFDRCFEATINDYAWSEIYSRSIGVDIRFVLWVVQKIGNADFLLKEMNVNL
- the porQ gene encoding type IX secretion system protein PorQ; this translates as MKRIYLILVIIISIVSNLSYSQNTYEFLKLDMSARAAALGGSFVANNDDPDVIFYNPAGISMLENNPVSFSFVKHLMDINLASVSFSTEFEDLGRFGAAIKYINYGNFDEADEFGNRTGEFGAGELALVVGYSNLLDANFYYGANVKFIYSSIADRSSNAIAADLGLHYTIPEQFINIGFSILNLGSQISSYYSLKEELPLDVTIGISKKLEKIPVRLSLDFHRLNQDRESFTQRFKAFSVGTEINLSKVLTLRLGYDNERRSDLKIGTTAGIAGFNIGLGAKISEYNFNYGYSSLGLVGALHRVGISTSF